The DNA segment CGACCTGCCCCCGCTGCCCGTACCGCCATGGGAACGTAGCTAGGTCAGGACACGACGAAGGCGGCCGCACGCATCGAGCGTACGGCCGCCTTCGGCCTTGATGACGCCGTGCTAGCGCGACCTCTTCGCCGCAGCCTTCTTGGCAGTCGTCTTCTTGGCCGTCGTCTTCTTGGCGGCGGCCTTCTTCGCCGGTGCAGCCTTCTTGGCAGCGGTCTTCTTCGCCGGCGCCGCCTTCTTGGCGGTGGTCTTCTTGGCGGCGGTCGACTTCTTGGCCGCAGTCTTCTTCGTGGACGCAGCCGCCTTCTTGGCCGGCTTCTTCGCACCAGAGACGTAAGCCTTGAAGTCCGCACCAGGCCGGAACTTCGGAGCCGAGGTCTTCTTCACCCGCACCTTCT comes from the Streptosporangiales bacterium genome and includes:
- a CDS encoding HU family DNA-binding protein, with product MNKAQLVEKLTVHFDGNKRQAGQALESVLDTITLAVAKGEKVSITGFGVFEKVVRGARTARNPRTGEKVRVKKTSAPKFRPGADFKAYVSGAKKPAKKAAASTKKTAAKKSTAAKKTTAKKAAPAKKTAAKKAAPAKKAAAKKTTAKKTTAKKAAAKRSR